The following coding sequences lie in one Wolbachia endosymbiont strain TRS of Brugia malayi genomic window:
- a CDS encoding recombinase zinc beta ribbon domain-containing protein: protein MVICWRCRCTYRSVKSGDIKRSYYCCSAPNLYYCYSEIRRCSGKPIRAEILETPIWEEVENLLKEPNRIIKEY, encoded by the coding sequence TTGGTTATATGTTGGCGTTGTAGATGTACCTATCGCAGTGTAAAAAGTGGCGATATTAAAAGAAGCTACTATTGTTGTAGTGCTCCTAACCTTTATTATTGTTATAGTGAAATCAGAAGATGTAGTGGTAAGCCAATTCGTGCAGAAATATTGGAAACTCCTATCTGGGAAGAAGTGGAAAACTTATTAAAAGAGCCAAATAGAATTATAAAGGAGTACTAA
- the hemB gene encoding porphobilinogen synthase, translated as MFNFPNTRLRRRRSSKWVRNLTSESALSVNDLIFPLFVHDREETTELVSSLPGMKCYSIDGLVSIAQEAEDLGINAVAIFPVVDSKLKSENAEEAYNSDNLICKAIRAIKLKVPGIGIIADVALDPYTTHGHDGILKSNQIDVENDKTVSILCKQALALAKAGCNIVASSDMMDGRVGRIRKVLDDNNLQDVSILSYAVKYCSSFYAPFRQIVGSCVSSNSIDKSGYQMDYRNAREAICEIEMDLNEGADFIMVKPGMPYLDIIKMASDEFNFPIFAYQVSGEYAMIKAATNNGWLDYDKVIYESLVGFKRAGASAIFTYAALDVAKNLR; from the coding sequence ATGTTTAATTTTCCAAACACACGGTTAAGACGCAGGCGCTCAAGCAAATGGGTTCGTAATTTAACAAGTGAAAGCGCTTTATCAGTAAATGATTTGATTTTTCCTCTGTTTGTTCATGACAGAGAAGAAACAACTGAGCTAGTTTCTAGCTTACCTGGCATGAAATGTTACTCAATAGATGGATTGGTTTCCATAGCTCAGGAAGCTGAGGATTTAGGAATTAATGCTGTTGCAATTTTTCCTGTAGTTGATAGTAAATTAAAATCTGAGAATGCTGAGGAAGCATACAATTCTGATAACTTAATCTGCAAGGCAATTCGTGCTATAAAATTAAAGGTACCGGGTATTGGTATTATCGCAGACGTTGCGCTGGATCCATACACTACTCATGGTCATGATGGAATCTTAAAAAGCAATCAGATAGATGTAGAAAACGATAAAACGGTATCAATATTGTGCAAGCAAGCGCTTGCTTTAGCAAAGGCGGGGTGTAATATAGTTGCGTCTTCTGATATGATGGATGGCAGAGTAGGAAGGATAAGAAAAGTATTAGATGATAATAACCTTCAGGATGTGTCAATATTGTCTTATGCAGTGAAATATTGTTCCAGCTTTTATGCACCATTCAGGCAAATTGTTGGTTCATGCGTATCATCAAATTCTATTGATAAAAGTGGCTATCAAATGGATTACAGAAATGCAAGAGAAGCAATTTGTGAAATTGAAATGGATTTAAATGAAGGTGCAGATTTTATTATGGTAAAGCCGGGTATGCCATATTTAGATATAATAAAAATGGCAAGTGATGAGTTTAATTTTCCGATTTTTGCTTACCAAGTAAGTGGTGAATATGCAATGATAAAAGCTGCAACGAACAATGGTTGGCTAGATTATGACAAAGTAATTTATGAGTCTTTGGTTGGTTTTAAACGTGCAGGTGCAAGTGCAATATTCACTTATGCAGCACTTGATGTTGCAAAAAATTTGAGGTAA
- a CDS encoding Rpn family recombination-promoting nuclease/putative transposase: MALSKFLDLKFDLIFKKIFGTEKNKKIIICFLNNILGFAEINAIQEVEFLSAIIDPEIASNKQSIIVDVFCKDATGTRRVIEVQLAINKGFEKRVQPYAVKAYSRQLDKSGNYIVDLKKVFFIAISNCNLLSEKVDYISTHNIHDTKTNGHYLKDFQFIFIELPKFSKSKVEQLINIVEHWCFFFKNAEDTTETDLKRVAKKVLIIKLAYDGLDEFHWNEEDIIAYEERVMNLQKEKAILEYRLDLATEKGREEGVKISKERGIKVGAEKGREEGVKKAKIAVAKNSLKAGMSIGAIAEIIGLSVGKIKKLHEIEVN; the protein is encoded by the coding sequence ATGGCTTTATCAAAATTTCTTGATCTGAAATTTGACCTAATATTTAAGAAAATCTTTGGCACTGAAAAGAATAAGAAGATTATTATTTGCTTTCTCAATAATATTTTAGGATTCGCTGAAATAAATGCTATACAAGAGGTAGAATTCTTAAGCGCTATAATCGATCCTGAAATTGCCTCTAACAAACAAAGCATAATAGTTGATGTTTTCTGCAAGGATGCCACTGGAACTAGGCGTGTAATTGAAGTGCAGCTCGCTATAAACAAAGGCTTTGAAAAACGTGTTCAACCTTATGCTGTTAAGGCTTACTCAAGGCAATTAGATAAATCTGGTAATTACATTGTTGATTTAAAGAAAGTTTTCTTTATTGCAATTTCCAATTGTAACTTACTCTCTGAAAAGGTTGATTATATATCTACTCATAATATACATGATACAAAAACCAATGGCCATTACTTGAAAGATTTTCAATTTATCTTTATTGAACTACCTAAATTTTCTAAGAGTAAAGTAGAGCAATTAATAAATATAGTAGAGCATTGGTGCTTCTTTTTTAAGAATGCAGAGGATACCACTGAAACAGATCTAAAAAGGGTTGCCAAAAAAGTACTAATAATAAAGCTAGCATACGATGGGTTAGATGAGTTTCATTGGAATGAAGAAGATATAATAGCGTATGAAGAAAGAGTAATGAATCTACAGAAAGAAAAAGCCATCCTTGAATACAGACTTGATCTTGCTACTGAAAAAGGTAGAGAAGAAGGTGTCAAAATCAGCAAAGAGAGAGGCATCAAAGTTGGAGCAGAGAAGGGTAGGGAGGAAGGTGTGAAGAAAGCTAAAATAGCAGTAGCGAAAAATTCACTTAAGGCAGGTATGTCTATAGGTGCTATAGCTGAAATAATAGGTCTTTCTGTTGGTAAAATAAAAAAGTTGCATGAAATAGAAGTGAATTGA
- the nuoH gene encoding NADH-quinone oxidoreductase subunit NuoH, with protein sequence MNTLVNILFIMIPLLFSVAYLVYFERKVIGAIQLRHGPSVVGPFGLLQPFADAIKLLVKEPIIPFRANTILFIMAPMLTFILALIVWAVIPFGAEVITENGQQIVIPKVIANVNIGVLYVLAISSLGIYGIIVAGWSSNSNYAFLGSIRSAAQMISYEVSMGLIVATVVITTGTLNLGEMVATKHSMPFWIDLLMMPIGVVFFISLLAETNRHPFDLPEAEAELVSGYNVEYSSMPFALFFLGEYANMILGSAMMTIFFLGGWYPPLKLSLLYKIPGLIWFVLKIVLLLFIFVWTRATIPRYRYDQLMRLGWKVFLPISVLWVILISGVLLFTGNLPGRGL encoded by the coding sequence ATGAACACGCTAGTTAATATCTTATTTATTATGATACCGCTACTGTTCTCGGTTGCATATTTAGTGTACTTTGAGCGTAAAGTCATTGGTGCAATTCAACTGAGACATGGTCCAAGCGTGGTTGGGCCTTTTGGACTATTACAGCCATTTGCAGATGCTATTAAGCTACTAGTCAAAGAACCGATAATACCGTTTAGAGCAAATACCATATTGTTCATAATGGCTCCGATGCTTACTTTTATTTTAGCATTAATTGTTTGGGCAGTAATACCATTTGGCGCTGAAGTAATTACGGAAAACGGACAGCAGATAGTGATTCCTAAAGTGATAGCAAATGTTAATATTGGAGTACTCTATGTGTTAGCTATATCCTCTCTAGGGATATATGGCATTATTGTTGCAGGCTGGTCAAGTAATTCCAATTATGCATTTTTGGGTAGCATAAGGTCAGCTGCCCAGATGATTTCATATGAGGTCTCAATGGGCTTAATAGTGGCCACAGTTGTGATTACGACTGGTACGCTGAATCTTGGAGAGATGGTAGCTACAAAACACAGTATGCCGTTTTGGATTGATTTGCTAATGATGCCCATAGGAGTAGTGTTTTTTATTTCTCTACTTGCAGAAACTAACCGTCACCCATTTGATTTACCAGAAGCCGAGGCAGAACTTGTTTCTGGATATAATGTCGAGTATTCGTCAATGCCTTTTGCTCTCTTTTTCTTAGGGGAATATGCAAACATGATTTTAGGAAGTGCTATGATGACAATATTCTTTTTAGGAGGATGGTATCCTCCACTAAAGCTTAGTTTACTGTATAAAATACCAGGATTAATTTGGTTCGTTTTAAAAATAGTTTTGCTACTATTTATATTTGTTTGGACTAGGGCAACAATACCTCGTTATCGATATGATCAGTTAATGCGTCTTGGTTGGAAAGTGTTTCTACCAATATCTGTGCTTTGGGTAATACTCATTTCAGGAGTACTACTCTTTACTGGAAATTTGCCGGGTCGAGGGTTATAA
- the nuoG gene encoding NADH-quinone oxidoreductase subunit NuoG — protein sequence MVKITINSQECEVKPGLTIIQACETVGVEIPRFCYHERLAIAGNCRMCLVEVKGGPPKPVASCAMPVAEGMVIYTDTPKVKKAREGVLEFLLINHPLDCPICDQGGECDLQDITVVYGKGNSRFDEHKRAIPKKHFGQLIEAAMNRCIHCTRCIRFLSDVAGTNELGGIGRGENMEISTYIKKHISSELSGNIIDLCPVGALTSKPYSFTARPWELSHCETIDVLDAVGSSIRVDYRGPEVMRILPRLNEEVNEEWISDKTRFAYDGLKVQRLDQPYIKRDNRLVPADWNEALTVAAKKLRSTKPNKIAAIAGDLADCESMLLLKEIMQKLGSSNIDCRQDGAKLIPNNRGSYVFNTTIEGIENVDLCLLINTNPKVEAPIINARIRKRYLQGNFPIASIGPDIEYLYHVEKLGNNPGVLNEIAKGNHKFCKLLSAAQNPMLIIGQDALTRDDSESILALAGAIAEKFNMVRNDWNGFNVLHKAAARVGGLDIGFVPKKDGKNINQILEQAESGEIEVVYLLGADEINTLKLENAFVIYQGHHGDRGAHMADIILPGAAYTEKYATYVNTEGRVQRAKLAVSPPGEAKEDWSIIKNLSQYLGLSLPYDSLFDVRKKLDAIGPQFRNTDQVVKNKWMSITCNEIKLSSVPFFLKECNFYMTDSISRASKIMANCTKAFYEHAS from the coding sequence GTGGTTAAAATTACTATTAATTCTCAGGAATGTGAAGTAAAGCCTGGGCTTACTATAATTCAAGCTTGTGAAACCGTGGGCGTTGAAATTCCACGCTTCTGTTACCATGAGCGTTTAGCAATTGCAGGTAACTGCAGAATGTGTCTGGTTGAAGTGAAAGGTGGACCTCCAAAACCAGTAGCCTCCTGTGCAATGCCAGTTGCAGAAGGTATGGTTATTTACACTGACACCCCTAAAGTCAAAAAGGCACGTGAAGGAGTGCTCGAGTTTTTACTAATCAACCATCCGCTTGATTGTCCAATTTGTGATCAAGGTGGTGAGTGCGATTTGCAAGATATAACTGTGGTCTATGGAAAAGGAAACAGCAGGTTTGATGAGCATAAAAGAGCTATACCAAAAAAACATTTTGGGCAACTGATTGAAGCTGCGATGAATCGATGCATTCATTGTACTCGGTGTATTAGATTCTTGTCTGACGTTGCAGGTACAAACGAACTTGGAGGAATTGGAAGAGGAGAGAATATGGAAATCAGCACTTACATAAAAAAACACATTAGCTCTGAATTATCTGGAAATATAATAGATCTTTGTCCTGTAGGGGCTTTAACTTCAAAACCTTACTCTTTTACAGCACGTCCATGGGAGCTATCACACTGTGAAACTATAGATGTACTTGATGCTGTGGGAAGCAGTATTAGAGTTGATTATCGTGGTCCAGAAGTTATGCGAATACTGCCAAGACTCAATGAAGAAGTAAACGAGGAATGGATATCAGATAAAACTCGTTTTGCTTATGATGGACTCAAAGTGCAACGCCTCGATCAACCATATATAAAGAGAGACAATAGGTTAGTTCCAGCTGATTGGAATGAAGCACTAACTGTTGCTGCAAAAAAACTAAGGAGTACAAAACCGAACAAAATAGCTGCCATTGCAGGCGATTTAGCGGATTGTGAGTCTATGCTTCTACTGAAAGAAATTATGCAGAAGCTCGGTTCATCAAATATAGATTGCAGACAGGATGGAGCAAAACTTATACCAAATAATCGTGGGTCATATGTGTTCAATACCACTATCGAAGGTATAGAAAATGTAGATCTATGCCTACTTATAAACACAAATCCCAAAGTAGAGGCACCTATTATTAATGCGCGTATAAGAAAAAGATATTTACAAGGTAATTTTCCTATTGCAAGCATCGGTCCTGACATTGAATACTTATATCACGTTGAAAAGTTGGGTAATAATCCTGGTGTTTTAAATGAAATAGCAAAAGGGAATCATAAATTTTGCAAGCTGCTTAGCGCTGCTCAGAACCCTATGCTCATTATCGGTCAAGATGCATTGACAAGGGATGATTCTGAATCAATTTTAGCTCTAGCTGGTGCAATCGCAGAAAAGTTTAACATGGTTAGAAATGACTGGAATGGCTTTAATGTGCTGCATAAAGCTGCAGCAAGAGTTGGTGGACTAGATATTGGGTTCGTTCCTAAAAAAGATGGAAAAAATATTAACCAAATACTGGAACAAGCAGAAAGTGGCGAGATAGAAGTTGTTTATCTTCTCGGTGCAGATGAAATTAACACATTAAAATTAGAAAATGCTTTTGTGATTTACCAAGGCCATCATGGAGACAGAGGGGCACACATGGCAGACATTATCTTACCTGGAGCTGCATATACAGAGAAATATGCAACTTATGTAAACACTGAAGGGCGAGTGCAGAGGGCAAAGTTAGCTGTATCTCCCCCTGGTGAAGCAAAGGAGGATTGGTCGATTATTAAGAATTTATCCCAGTATTTGGGTCTTTCCTTACCATATGATAGTTTATTTGACGTGAGAAAAAAGTTAGATGCTATTGGCCCACAATTTAGAAACACTGATCAAGTGGTAAAAAACAAATGGATGTCAATTACCTGCAACGAGATAAAATTAAGTAGTGTACCTTTCTTCCTAAAAGAGTGTAATTTCTATATGACAGATTCAATAAGTCGTGCTTCGAAAATAATGGCAAATTGTACTAAGGCTTTTTATGAACACGCTAGTTAA
- a CDS encoding phospholipase D family protein yields MRLLYLLFMLVCFFLYCCTGRVLSPCPRAKVCFSPGEDCAVLIISEIDQSKESVLVQEYTFTLETIARALINAKERSVDVEVILDKSQLHSKYSVINKLFSNGIPVWIDDKPKIAHNKVIIVDNQKVITGSFNLTKTAKKGNAENLLIIKNYPELVQQYVKNWEIRKSQSYKYAS; encoded by the coding sequence GTGAGGCTTTTATACCTTTTATTTATGTTAGTATGTTTTTTTCTGTATTGCTGTACGGGTCGTGTGCTTTCACCTTGTCCAAGAGCTAAGGTTTGCTTTTCACCTGGAGAAGACTGTGCTGTACTGATAATCAGTGAAATAGACCAATCTAAAGAATCTGTCTTAGTTCAAGAATATACGTTTACTCTTGAAACAATTGCAAGGGCTTTGATTAATGCTAAAGAACGTAGCGTTGATGTTGAAGTCATTTTAGATAAATCACAACTTCACTCAAAATATAGTGTTATCAATAAATTATTTTCAAATGGAATACCAGTTTGGATTGACGATAAGCCAAAAATCGCCCATAATAAGGTAATAATTGTTGATAATCAAAAGGTCATCACAGGATCATTTAACCTTACTAAGACAGCTAAAAAAGGGAATGCTGAGAATTTATTAATTATTAAAAACTATCCTGAGTTAGTTCAGCAGTATGTGAAAAACTGGGAGATACGAAAGTCGCAATCTTACAAATACGCTTCCTAG
- a CDS encoding UbiD family decarboxylase, translating to MYNNLRDFIEALEKKRDLIRIKKEVSTILEMTEIHRRVSLNKGPAIIFENVVTENGKSVIPVLVNLFGTIERIAFGLNISPGELRDLGKLLAFLQSPEPPKNLKDVIKMFPLLKVVLSMRSKIVNKAPCQEVVLTGDDVDLSLLPIQTCWPNEPAPLITWPIVITKGPTEDKQDNFNLGIYRMQVMDKKTTLMRWLAHRGGASHHKRWKENGRSIKFPAAAVIGSDPATLIAAVTPVPETLSEYQFAGLLRKKPLELVNCKTISLQVPAHAEIVLEGYVSLDSYRNEGPYGDHTGYYNSVEQFPEFNITAITMRKNPIYLSTFTGKPPDEPSILGEALNEIFVPILINQFPEIVDFYLPPEGCSYRIAVVSVKKSYPGHAKRIIMGIFSFLKQFLYTKFIIVVDDDINIRDWKEVMWAISTRMDPVRDTVMIENAPIDYLDFASPESGLGGKMGFDATNKMPPETKREWGKKIEMSEEIVKKVTEKWDEYGLTDD from the coding sequence ATGTACAACAATTTACGCGACTTCATTGAAGCCTTAGAGAAAAAAAGGGATTTGATTAGGATTAAGAAAGAGGTTTCAACGATTCTTGAAATGACAGAAATTCACCGCAGAGTTTCGTTAAACAAAGGACCAGCTATCATTTTTGAAAATGTTGTCACGGAAAATGGCAAAAGTGTGATTCCGGTTTTGGTAAATTTATTTGGTACTATTGAGAGAATCGCTTTTGGGTTGAACATAAGCCCTGGTGAACTAAGAGATCTTGGTAAACTTTTGGCATTTTTGCAATCACCTGAGCCGCCAAAAAACCTCAAAGATGTCATAAAAATGTTTCCTCTGCTAAAAGTTGTGTTGTCGATGCGAAGTAAAATCGTGAACAAAGCTCCATGTCAAGAAGTGGTGTTAACTGGGGATGATGTGGATCTCAGTTTGCTGCCCATTCAGACATGCTGGCCAAATGAACCTGCACCACTTATCACTTGGCCGATTGTGATAACAAAAGGGCCAACGGAAGACAAACAGGATAATTTTAATCTTGGAATATATCGTATGCAGGTCATGGATAAAAAAACGACTCTAATGCGCTGGCTTGCGCACCGTGGTGGGGCAAGCCACCATAAACGATGGAAAGAGAATGGGCGAAGTATAAAGTTTCCTGCTGCTGCTGTAATCGGTAGTGATCCTGCAACACTTATTGCTGCAGTAACTCCGGTGCCAGAAACATTGTCGGAATACCAATTCGCTGGACTGCTGCGAAAGAAGCCCCTTGAACTTGTAAATTGTAAGACTATATCACTTCAAGTGCCAGCTCACGCGGAAATTGTTCTGGAAGGCTATGTGAGTTTAGATAGCTATCGAAATGAAGGGCCATACGGAGATCATACAGGTTACTATAATTCTGTTGAGCAGTTTCCTGAGTTTAATATTACTGCAATTACAATGCGCAAGAACCCGATTTATCTTAGCACTTTCACTGGTAAGCCACCAGATGAACCATCAATTCTTGGTGAAGCACTCAACGAAATTTTTGTGCCGATTCTTATCAACCAATTTCCGGAGATAGTGGATTTTTATCTGCCGCCAGAGGGTTGTTCCTACAGAATAGCAGTAGTGTCGGTAAAAAAATCTTATCCTGGACATGCGAAAAGAATTATTATGGGCATATTTTCTTTTCTCAAGCAGTTTTTATACACAAAATTTATTATAGTTGTTGATGACGACATAAATATACGTGATTGGAAGGAAGTTATGTGGGCAATATCGACGAGAATGGATCCTGTACGTGATACGGTCATGATAGAGAATGCCCCAATTGATTATTTAGATTTTGCCTCTCCTGAAAGTGGGCTTGGAGGTAAAATGGGATTTGATGCAACAAACAAAATGCCACCTGAAACTAAACGGGAATGGGGAAAGAAGATTGAAATGAGTGAAGAAATAGTAAAAAAGGTTACAGAGAAGTGGGACGAATATGGATTGACAGATGATTAA
- a CDS encoding ATP-binding protein, with amino-acid sequence MNGLIIGRKKEIAILENRLRFQSAEFIAVYGRHRVGKTYLIKRFFIQYYCVIIFEQTGLNKGNLSEQA; translated from the coding sequence ATGAACGGACTAATAATTGGTAGAAAAAAGGAAATAGCCATTTTAGAAAATAGGCTTCGTTTCCAATCTGCTGAATTTATTGCTGTTTATGGTCGGCATCGTGTAGGAAAAACATATTTAATAAAACGATTTTTTATCCAATATTATTGTGTAATCATATTTGAGCAGACAGGCCTTAACAAAGGTAATCTAAGTGAGCAGGCTTGA